A region of the Burkholderia savannae genome:
GTAGATCGCCGCGTCGAACGCCGAATCGCTGAACAGGAACGGCTCGGTGCGCACCGACAGGTTCACCGTGATGTCGGGCCGCAGCGCGCGAAACTGGGGCAGGCGGGGGATCAGCCACTGGCTCGCGAACGTCGGCACGACCGCGAGCTCGAGCGTCGCGCCGATCCCGCGCTGCGCCATCAGCTCGAGCGTGTCGCGCTCGATCCGCTCGAGGTTGCGGCGCACGAGCCCCGCGTAGTGCCGGCCGTGCGGCGTCAGCACGACCCGCTTCTTGATCCGCAGGAACAATGCGACGCCGAGCCGCTCCTCCAGCGACGTGATCTGGCGGCTGACCGCGCTTTGCGTGAGCGCGAGCTCGTCGGCCGCGCGGGTGAAGCTTTCGTGGCGGGCCGCCGCTTCGAAGACCTGCAGCGCCGCGAGGTTCGGAATGCCTTTTCGCATCGACGGTCGAACGATCGGGAAATCGCGAGTTGGTGAGTTTTGAGAATGAACTGGTGAGTTTATATCAATTGCCGAGCGAATTTCGCGCACCGAAAATCGACCCCGATCATTACCGCGGGCCGCCCGATGCGCGGCCCGCCCCGCCACGACGCAAACCCACGGAAGAACCCGATGAACGCGAACCTCGCCGCCTTGCTCGCCACCGTTGCCGGTCAGCCGACCATCGGCGAGTTGATGCGCCTGATGCATGTGCCGGCTTGCCTCGAGCGCTGCGAGCCGGGCGTCGTCAGGCGCGCCGAGCTCGCGCAGGCGCTCAACATGGCGCTCTTCGCGGATCTGCTCGAACGGGTGCCGACGGGCCGCGCTTACACGCGCGACGTCGCGCGCGACGGCGGTCGCGTGACGTTCGATCACGGCGCGCTGCGCACCGTGCGCTGGCCGTCGTGCGGCGCGCTGCCGCCCGGCGAGGCGGCGTTCACGCGCATCCTGCGGCCGCTCGGCTATCGGCTGAACGGCACGTATCCGCTCGAGCGCCTGAAGATGACGGGCCGCTCGTACGCGCATCTCGACGCGCCCGACCAGATCGCGCAGTTCTTCGTGAGCGAGCTGCATCCGGAGCGCTTCAGCGCCGCGTTCCAGGCGGCCGCGACGAACGTGCTCGACACATCGGCCGACCCGCTGACGCCGCAGGCCGCAGCGACGCTCGGCGAGCTCGAGCGCGACGCGTCGCTGCCGCTCGCCGACGCGCAGGCGCTCATGCCGGTGCTCGTGCGCTGCTTCGATCGCCAGCACGCGACGCCGGCGCTCGCCGACTACGAAACGCTGCTCGCCGAATCGGCGGAGATGGCGTGGATCGCGACCGAGGGCAACGCGTTCAACCACGCGACCGACCGCGTGCCCGACGTCGATGCGCTCGCCGACGCACAACGCGCGCTCGGGCGGCCGATCAAGCCGGCCGTCGAGGTGTCGCGCTCGGGCCGCGTGCGGCAGACGGCGTTCCGCGCGGACCCGGTGACGCGCGCGTTCGTCGACGCGTCGGGCGCGCTCGTCGAGCGCGAGGTGCCGGGCTCGTTCTACGAATTCATCACGCGCGACGCGCTCGCCGACACCGAGACCGGCCGCCGCGCGCTCGACCTGAGCTTCGACGCGGGCAACGCGACCGGCATCTTCAAGATGACGGCCGCCGCCTGACGCGTTCTGCACCCGATTTGCCTTTCGCTCGACTTCCACCGCACCGGAGCCGCCATGACGCTCGCTGACGCCGCCGTCGACTATCCGTTCGCCGCGCCGTTCGCCGACCCGCAGGGCTCGCCGATCCGCGAGCTGTTCAAGCACGTCGGCAAGCCGGGGATGATCTCGTTCGCGGGCGGCTATCCGTCCGCCGATCTGTTCGACCGCGAAGGCATCGCGGCGGCGCTTGCGCAGGCGGCCCGCGACGATCCGCTCGCGTGCCTGCAGTACGGCGACACGGCGGGCCAGCCGGGCCTGCGCCGCGCGCTCGCCAACTGGATGGCGAGCGCGCGCGGCGTTCCGTGCGATGCCGCGCAGGTGCTCGTCACGACGGGCTCGCAGCAGGGCTTCGATCTGCTCGTGCGCACGCTGATCGAGCCGGGCGACGTCGCGCTCGTCGAGGCGCCCGCGTATCCGGCCGCGCTGCAGGCGCTGCGGCTCGCGGGCGCGAAGCTCGCGCCGGTGCGCACCGACGCCGACGGCGTCGATCCCGACGCGCTCGCCGCGCAGCTTGCCGCGTGGCCGGCGAACGAGCGCCGCCCGAAGCTGCTGTATACGGTGCCGACGTTCGCGAACCCGACCGGCGCGACGCTGCCGCCCGCACGCCGCGCGCGGCTCGCCGAGATCGCGGCCGGCGCGCGGCTCGTGCTCGTCGAGGACGATCCGTACGCGGACCTGCGTTTCTCCGGCGAGCCGGTGAAGCCGGTGCTCGCGCACGACGGCGCGAAGGACTGGACCGTCTATCTCGGCAGCCTGTCGAAGATCGTCGCGCCGGGCCTGCGGATCGGCTGGGCGGTCGCGCCCGCCGCGATCGCGCGCCGGATGACGGTCGCGAAGCAGACGAGCGACTTGTGCACCGCACCGATCGCGCAGGAGGCGATCCGGCGCTATCTGGAGAGCGGCCGGCTCGCGGCGCATTTGCGCACGATCGCGCAGACTTACGGCAGCCGTTGCCGCGCGCTCGTCAGCGCGCTCGCCCAATTCGTGCCGGACGACATCGAATGGCGCGAGCCGTCGGGCGGCATGTTCGTGTGGGCGCGCCTCGCGCGCGGCCGCGACGCGGCGGAGCTGCTCAAGCGCGCGCTCGAGCACAACGTGATGTACGTGCCGGGCGCGGCGTTCTACGCGCGCGACGCGGATGCGAGCAGCCTGCGGCTGTCGTTCGCCGCGCCGGGCGAGGCGGAGATCTTCGAGGGCGTGCGCCGGCTGCGCGCGGCGCTCGCGGCGGGCCGGTGTTAGCGTGAACAGGCCCTCGACCGAACGGCCGGCCCGCTTGCATGCGGCGCGCGAACGCGGTCCAATCGATCCATTCACGGCGGCGACGCCGCACCGATCAACCTGATTCTGTTCTAAAGAGGAAGCGATGCAATTCAACGACATTCTCGCCGCGCTCGACGTCGATCTGGCCCGCTGGCAGGGCAATGCGCTGACCGCCCGGTCGCCCGTGGACGGCGCGACGCTCGCGACGCTCGCCGCCGACAGCCCGGCCGAAACCGGGCGCAAGATCGACGCCGCGCATCAAGCGTTCCTCAAGTGGCGCACGGTGCCCGCGCCCGTGCGCGGCGAGCTCGTGCGCGTGTTCGGCAACGTGCTGCGCGAGCACAAGGCGGCGCTCGGCCGGCTCGTCACGCTCGAGGCGGGCAAGATCGCGTCCGAGGGCCTGGGCGAAGTGCAGGAGATGATCGACATCTGCGATTTCGCGGTTGGCTTGTCGCGGCAGCTCTACGGCCTGACGATCGCGTCCGAGCGTCCCGGCCACCGGATGATGGAGACGTGGCATCCGCTCGGCGTGTGCGGCGTGATTTCCGCGTTCAATTTCCCGGTCGCCGTGTGGTCGTGGAACGCGGCGCTCGCGTTCGTTTGCGGCGATCCGGTCGTCTGGAAGCCGTCCGAGAAGACGCCGCTCACCGCGATCGCGTGCCACACGCTGTTCGCGAAGGCGGTGCGCGAATTCGGCAAGACGCATCCGGGCGTCGTGCCCGACGGGTTGCATCAGCTCGTGCTCGGCGGCCGCGACGTCGGCGAGGTGCTGGCCGCCTCGCCGAAGGTGCCGCTCGTGTCCGCGACGGGCAGCGTGCGGATGGGAACCGAAGTCGCGCAGGTGCTGAGCCGGCGTCTCGCGCGCAGCATCCTCGAGCTCGGCGGCAACAACGGGATGATCGTCGCGCCGAGCGCGGATCTCGATCTGGTCGTGCGCGCGGTCACGTTCGCCGCGGTCGGCACCGCGGGCCAGCGCTGCACGACGCTGCGCCGGCTGATCGTGCATCGCGACGTCGCCGACCGGCTGCTGCCGCGTCTCGAGAAGGCGTTCGCGTCGGTGAGGGTCGGCGATCCGCTCGAGACGGGCACGCTGGTCGGCCCGCTGATCGACCGCGCGGCGTTCGACGCGATGCAAAAGGCGCTTGCCGACGCGCGCGAGCAGGGCGGCGAAGTGAAGGGCGGCGAGCGAGTTGATCTCGGCCGTGATGACGCGTACTACGTGCGCCCGGCGCTCGTGCGGATGCCCGGGCAGGCGGCCGTCGTCGCGCGCGAGACGTTCGCGCCGATTCTCTACGTGCTCGTCTACGACGATTTCGACGATGCGCTCGCGATCCACAACGGCGTGCCGCAAGGGCTGTCGTCGGCGATCTTCACGAACGACATGCGCGAGGCCGAGCAGTTCATGTCGGCGGCGGGCAGCGATTGCGGGATCGTGAACGTGAACATCGGCACGAGCGGCGCGGAGATCGGCGGCGCGTTCGGCGGCGAGAAGGAGACGGGCGGCGGCCGCGAATCGGGCTCCGACGCGTGGAAGAGCTACATGCGCCGCGCGACGAACACGATCAACTACAGCCGCGAATTGCCGCTCGCGCAGGGCGTGAAGTTCGACGTGTAAGCGGGGCGCGCCGTTGGCGGCGCGCGCACGGTCAAACGGCCGGCTGCGCGTTCGCGAAAGCGCCGCAGCCGATCGTGCGCAGCGCGTCGCCGGCGCGCACGACGAAGAGTGCGTCGAGCCCGTGGCGTTCGGCGTGCGCGTATCCCGCTCGTTCGCCGAGCACCATCAGCGCGGTCGCGTACGCGTCCGCGTCGGCACAGGTCGCGGCGATCACCGTCACTGAAGCGATGCCGCTGCGCAGCGGCGCGCCGGTGCGCGGGTCCATCGTATGCGAGATGCGCGCGCCGCCGACGTCGGCCCAATGCCGGTAGTCGCCCGATGTCGCGACGGCCGCGTCGGCGAGCTCGATCACGCCCATCGCGCCGCGTCGCGCGTAGTCGGGCGCTTCGAGCGCGATCGACCACGGCGAGCCGTCCGGCTTGCGTCCGCGCGCGCAACTCGCCGTCGATGCCGACGAGCCACGCGCCGATGCCGTGGCGGTCGAGCACTCGCGCGAGTTCGTCGACGCCGAAGCCCTTCGCGATCCCGCACAGGTCGAATGCGGCGTTCGCGAGCCTGCGTGCGCGGCGGCGTGCGACGTCGACTTCGAGCAGTTCGTCGATCGGGCGGCACGGCGACGCGCGGCGCGCGCTCGATGCGCGCCGCGTATCGGGCGCATCGAGCGCGTTGAGCGTATCGAGAGCATCGAGCGCGTTAGGCACATTAGGCACGTTAGGCCGGTTAGGGCTATTAGGCCCGTCAAGCCCGTCAAGCCCATCAGGCCCATCAGGCCCACGCGTCGCATCGGCCAAATCCGCACACCGCTCGCCCGCCGGCGCTCCCGGCCCGAATCCCCACGCGTCGACGAGCGAGCCGACGCCGATATTGAACGCGTTGCCCGTCTCGCGACCGATTTCCTGCGCGCGCGCGAGCACCGCGGCGAGGTTCGCGGAAACCGGCATCCAGCATCGGGGCGCCGCGCGATTGAGCCGCGACAGATCGGAGTCGGCTTTCCAGTTCGACATCTGTTCGTCGACCGCGCGCACCGCCGCGTCGAGTTCGGCGGCGATCGCCTTCGCGTCGGCCGGCGGCGGCGCATAGAACTGCGCGTCGTAGCGCGTGCCCATCGTCGCGCCGCTCGCGCGGCAGCGATTCAGCCGCGCGCCGGGCGACCATTCAATAGACGTCTTCGACATAGCGCCCCTGCATTCTCAATTGCGCGACGGACAAGCCCGAGCCCGACAGGATGCGTTCCCACGCGTGCGCGACGCCGTCGGCCATCGAGCGGCCGCCGCACACCATGATTTGCGCGCCGTGCGCGACGAGATCGCGCAACGTGCGCGCGTCGGCGACAAGCCGGTCCTGCACGTAGGCCCGGCGCTCCGCGCGCGAGAACGCGGTCGTCAGCGCGTGCAGCCGGCGGTCGCGCACGAGGCTGGCGAGTTCGTCGCGATAGAGAAAGCCGTCGCCCGCGTTGCGCGCGCCGAAATACAGATGCATTGGGCGGCGCGCCGCATTGTGCCGAATGAAGCCGATCAGCGGGCCGATGCCGGTGCCCGCGCCGATCAGGATCACGGGCGCGTCTCCCGTGGCCGGCCGGAAGCGCGCGTGTGCGCGGATGAACGCGTCGATCGTGTCGCCCGGGCGCAGGGCGGTCAGGTAGGTCGAGCACGCGCCGTTCGGATGGCGGCGCACGCAGATCTCGACGACGCCGTCCGACGATGCGCTCGCGAGCGAGTAGTAGCGCGGCGACGCGCCGCCCGGCGGCACGACGCCGAGGAGATCGCCGGTCTCGAACGGCGGCAGCCGCCGTGTTGCGAACGCGGCCCATGGCGCGGTCGTGCGCGCGGTGCGTTCGGCGGGGGCGAAGCGCAACACTGACGTCACGGCCTGCGGGTCCGAGCCGTAGTCGTCGCGCGCGACGAGCGTGAGCGGCATCGTGCGCGGCGGCGTCGGCGTGTAGCGGATGTCGAGCGCAAGCCCGAGCGCCTCTTCGCCGAGCCGCGCGCACCACGCGCGGAATTCGTGCTCGGACTGCCGATCGACGGTTCCGAGATCGAGCAACGGCATCAGCCCTTTCGCGACGAGCGCGTCGTGGACGCTTCGCGCGTAGCCGCAAAACCGCGGAAACTGGCGGTTGCCGAAGCCGAGCACCGCGAATGACACGTCTTGCGTCAGCGGCAGCCGCGCGAGCTTCGACAGGAACTGTTGCGCGCCGTCCGGCGCGTCGCCGTCGCCGTAGGTCGCGGTCAGCACGATGAAGCGCCGGGCCCGGCGATAGTCGCGGGCGACGTCGTTCATCGGCGCGACATGCACGCGCAGGCCTGCTTGCGTGAGCGCCGCGTGCAGCGCGGATGCGTTGCCCCACGTGCTGTTGCCTTCGCTGCCGA
Encoded here:
- a CDS encoding DUF1338 domain-containing protein encodes the protein MNANLAALLATVAGQPTIGELMRLMHVPACLERCEPGVVRRAELAQALNMALFADLLERVPTGRAYTRDVARDGGRVTFDHGALRTVRWPSCGALPPGEAAFTRILRPLGYRLNGTYPLERLKMTGRSYAHLDAPDQIAQFFVSELHPERFSAAFQAAATNVLDTSADPLTPQAAATLGELERDASLPLADAQALMPVLVRCFDRQHATPALADYETLLAESAEMAWIATEGNAFNHATDRVPDVDALADAQRALGRPIKPAVEVSRSGRVRQTAFRADPVTRAFVDASGALVEREVPGSFYEFITRDALADTETGRRALDLSFDAGNATGIFKMTAAA
- a CDS encoding aminotransferase-like domain-containing protein encodes the protein MTLADAAVDYPFAAPFADPQGSPIRELFKHVGKPGMISFAGGYPSADLFDREGIAAALAQAARDDPLACLQYGDTAGQPGLRRALANWMASARGVPCDAAQVLVTTGSQQGFDLLVRTLIEPGDVALVEAPAYPAALQALRLAGAKLAPVRTDADGVDPDALAAQLAAWPANERRPKLLYTVPTFANPTGATLPPARRARLAEIAAGARLVLVEDDPYADLRFSGEPVKPVLAHDGAKDWTVYLGSLSKIVAPGLRIGWAVAPAAIARRMTVAKQTSDLCTAPIAQEAIRRYLESGRLAAHLRTIAQTYGSRCRALVSALAQFVPDDIEWREPSGGMFVWARLARGRDAAELLKRALEHNVMYVPGAAFYARDADASSLRLSFAAPGEAEIFEGVRRLRAALAAGRC
- the amaB gene encoding L-piperidine-6-carboxylate dehydrogenase — protein: MQFNDILAALDVDLARWQGNALTARSPVDGATLATLAADSPAETGRKIDAAHQAFLKWRTVPAPVRGELVRVFGNVLREHKAALGRLVTLEAGKIASEGLGEVQEMIDICDFAVGLSRQLYGLTIASERPGHRMMETWHPLGVCGVISAFNFPVAVWSWNAALAFVCGDPVVWKPSEKTPLTAIACHTLFAKAVREFGKTHPGVVPDGLHQLVLGGRDVGEVLAASPKVPLVSATGSVRMGTEVAQVLSRRLARSILELGGNNGMIVAPSADLDLVVRAVTFAAVGTAGQRCTTLRRLIVHRDVADRLLPRLEKAFASVRVGDPLETGTLVGPLIDRAAFDAMQKALADAREQGGEVKGGERVDLGRDDAYYVRPALVRMPGQAAVVARETFAPILYVLVYDDFDDALAIHNGVPQGLSSAIFTNDMREAEQFMSAAGSDCGIVNVNIGTSGAEIGGAFGGEKETGGGRESGSDAWKSYMRRATNTINYSRELPLAQGVKFDV
- a CDS encoding PepSY domain-containing protein, with amino-acid sequence MLRKLHSIPGLIAAVLVIVVTLTGAALSIQPALERATVAGTPHAPLDVATLAGRVRAQVPGVEKLVRRPSGQIVAYYAAADEPRASIVDPSTGRPVADFRPSPAVRWLTNLHRKLFLGDAGRIATGATAAAMLFVALSGLALLARRMGGWRRLFGRIGGDGLQRLHNETARVALAGLTLSALTGLALSLTTFGVIPERGASASAFDAQASMAAHAAAPMPVEQMPALRAIDTSTLRQLTFPAPDEPGGGVIELKTTNGAGVVDPSTGASLAYRAADRWQRLHAAVKMLHTGEGLWWLGLALGAASLSAPLLAVTGVMLWARRRRARPRLAGNASAREADTVLLVGSEGNSTWGNASALHAALTQAGLRVHVAPMNDVARDYRRARRFIVLTATYGDGDAPDGAQQFLSKLARLPLTQDVSFAVLGFGNRQFPRFCGYARSVHDALVAKGLMPLLDLGTVDRQSEHEFRAWCARLGEEALGLALDIRYTPTPPRTMPLTLVARDDYGSDPQAVTSVLRFAPAERTARTTAPWAAFATRRLPPFETGDLLGVVPPGGASPRYYSLASASSDGVVEICVRRHPNGACSTYLTALRPGDTIDAFIRAHARFRPATGDAPVILIGAGTGIGPLIGFIRHNAARRPMHLYFGARNAGDGFLYRDELASLVRDRRLHALTTAFSRAERRAYVQDRLVADARTLRDLVAHGAQIMVCGGRSMADGVAHAWERILSGSGLSVAQLRMQGRYVEDVY